In Brachyhypopomus gauderio isolate BG-103 chromosome 2, BGAUD_0.2, whole genome shotgun sequence, the DNA window GAAATATACAGAATAGTAACCCAAAACTTGAGGCCAAAATAGCAAATATCTCCACAGCTACAGTGAATTTTCCAGGAGAGCTGACATAAGCTGGAATAAAGGTGATCCAAACTGCACAGAATATGAGCatgctgaatgtgatgaatTTGGCTTCATTAAAGTTATCAGGCAGCTCCCGGGCTAAAAaagccaaaacaaaacacaagagAGCCAGGAGTCCTATATAACCCAGAACAGCCCAGAAACCTACTACTGACCCTAAATGACATTCGAGAATTACCTTCTCTTTGTAGTGCTTCACATTTTTAAATGGAAAAGGAGGGGAAATTATTAGCCAAAGCACACATATCAGGACCTGTACAAATGTGAAACCAAGAACACTGAGTCTTTGCTGTGGAGGCCCAAACCATTTCATGACATTACTGCCTGGAAGTGTAGCCCTGAAGGCCATTAACACCACTATTGTTTTCCCCAGAACACAGGAGATGCAGAGGACGAAGGTGATCCCAAACACTGTGTGGCGCAGCATACAGGACCACTCAGAGGGCCGACCAATGAAAGTAAGTGAACAGAGGAaacacagagtcagagagaagAGCAGCAGGAAGCTCATCTCTGAGTTATTGGCTCGGACAATTGCAGTATTTTTATATCTGAAGAATATAACAATTATTACTGCTGTCATAAATGCACCCATAATAGAAATTACTGTTAGCAAAAATCCCATGGTTTCCCCAAAGGACAGATATTCAATTTCTTTCTTAACACATTTATCCCTCTGTGGATTTGACCAGGCATCTTGATTACATTGTTCACATTTAATAGAATCTGATGTagagtgaaagaaaaaaatagagAGAAAAATAAGTTAGATACAGATCAAAATTTATTTAATGAGTGTAGTCCTAGTTAGTGAAGTTACTTTGTTATATGAATCACATCAGTCTCATTTACAGTGGACCTAATTGTCACAAAACCTCTCTGTTTTTCGTTTGATTCCTTTCTCTGTTTTTATACCTGTTATATTACTGATCTCTCCTTCTGCACAAGGTATACAGTCATAGCAGCAGACAGGCCTTCCCTTCTGTACAGCCTTCCTGGTGCCTGGAGGACAGCTCTCACTACACACAGATGTTGGCAACTGTGATCAATGGAAATGtatacttgcttttaaaaagttTGTATTGAAGGGGTTTTTAAGTTTTGATGTACAAAATATATTGTAAATATAGTCAGACAATTAATGATTATTATAAGAAACATTTTACTCACCTGGTTGGTATTTTGTGCCCAAAGAGCAGAGGCCATGTTTACCTCTAATCGATCATGAGCAGCAAGTGAGGACACATAATGTCCAATAGCTACAAGTCTGACTTGTTCTTCACTTGTTTGCCAGTTAATTATGTCATATTTTGCAGCAGGATCACCCTTTTCATCAAAATAAACATCTTCACCATCTTTGGTTTTGAATTGTACCCGTTTTAGGTGTTCAAGAAACTGACAAAGAAGAGCAAACATTATTTGTTACTAATTGTGTCATTTAAAAAGTACTCGTGCAGAAAAAATACTGTTAACTCACTGTAACAGGATCAGGCTGCTTCTTTGTTGGACATGTGTCTTTACAGCCCAGAAGATCATGTAGGGTGTGGGCAATAGCATAAACTCCTTTATACACATTACTGGAAATTGGCATCAGGGACATGTCAGTAAAAGTGTTTTCTATTTCATACAAATTCTCTTCACCTGTACATATTGGTAAGTCCTCTGTATCATTCTGTACTGCATATTTGCATTGAAATAGTGCCTCCCAGAATTTAGTAAAAATTGCATTGCCTGCAGATTTCAATGGCTTTACATTGAAAATGAAGTCCTTCAGACCTGTCACCTCTGTTTTGGTGATAGCCAGCCCTATGGCTCCTTGCAGTATGTTGTGCTTGTCATTTGTGGCCAGACCTGAGTTAAAGATCCAGGCCTCAGTTCCCACCCACTGGTATCCAGTAATATTATGTTCAAAAAATACATCTAGCAAGATCTTTAAGTCCTTTATGTCAAGAAATGTCACTATAACTCGAGAAGTAGATCTTTTTAACTGGTCAATGATTCTCAGAATCTTTTCTTGTGAGTAAGTTCTAAAAAATGGGAGAGAATATTCTAAGCATATGCCCAACTGTTCTGCAGCTTCAGTAAATGCAGCCATTCCACTGTTTCCATAGTCATCATCAGTTCTTATTGCCCCCACCCAGGTCCAGCCAAAGTGCCTGACAATTTCTGCCATTGCTCTGCTCTGGTGGTAATCACTGGGAATAGTGCGCAGAAATGAGGGATATTTCCTTTTGTCACTGAGACACTCACAAGTTGAGTAGTGACTGATCTGAAAACAGATTCACATTGGTATCTCAGGCACTGATAATTTGTCCATATCATAACAGCATATAACATGAATATGCAGTTAAAACATAACATCCCAGCTGCACAACCATTACATTGGGAGTGAAATTGTCAATATATTAAAACTGCATAATTCTTACTAATGGAATGCTGAAAGGTCCGATACTCATTGCCACAGCCATGGACACTGATGAGTATGTGTCTCCAATTATGGCTTGTACCTGGGCTGGTTTTGTGCAGGGCTCCTCCAAGGCTGAGTTTTCATTTCCATTCATAAGTGCCATGGCCATTCTGACCCCCAATGCTGTGGACGTACAGGTGTCATAGAGCTTGTAACCCAGTGAGACACCAGGAAGTAAAGAGGAACTGTTGTTGATCTCCTCTATTGCAAAGATCAATGACTGTGAAAACTGGAATGTGCTAAAGTCAATACTGTTAAGAAAGATAAGAACAGCAAATTATGTTAAGATTAATTTAGTATTGAATTTAAATGCATCACCACTGCTGTGTTAATATGAACCATCTAAAAGTATTACTGTACAAACCCCATTTGTGTCTGTAACtacattttaattaaaatatagAAATTGGAAACATTATTTTACCATGAACTTTTAACTTCTtgtattttctgtaagattGTGAACAATGTAACAGTATTTAATAAAAGAAATGTCTGAAATGCTTTTTTATGTCTATTACCTCATGCACTTCAGTGTCGGCGGTGTGACCAAGTAGGAAAAGTCTGTGATCTCCCAACCGCTATGAAAAGGGAAAATCCCTCCAACGATAATATCTCCATCTTTTGATAGCTGCGGGTATGCAGACTCTCCTCGCAGGGTACAAGCAGTGCCGTTACCTCTGGAGAAATTGATGATGGCCATTACTACATGCAAGAGAACAAAGGCAGGCTCCATCCAAACATTCACCTAGAAATATTATTTGAGAAAGTGTGGTCTGATGTTTTAGTCAGCTGAACCAGATGAATTTGCGTATTTATATGGAAATGTACAGCCTCCATGGTAATATTACATCATGTAGCAACAGTGAAAAGAGGTGTGACCATTAATGTAAAACTGCCTGGCCCCGCGCCTGCGAcccacccccgccccggcagggagcaggaaacgggtgaaggaaggccttcccacccctccacccccaatgctgtgttgtgtgtaggtgttggtgtatgtgtatgtgtggtagtgtgtgatactattgtaggggtttcacctactaatcctttaaagtagatataatttgtttgccttaattattaatcagtctcattaatttagaatcagtctcatattctaattataccagaaccataacatttagttattaactaagggtaattaatggtttggtatctgaaggatttaactatgaattctttggaggttttggcaacaaccacttttgaatgacatcaacacagacaatttggtgaaaataaatgatacatttattttaaaccaactattctaaaacaaacggcatcaacaaggatcagtatatttacagtgaagactgggtatctagtgtgtgtgtgtgtgtgtgtgtgtaaaaaggggaggagagtagtgtgcgcgtgtgaggaggcggagttgtaatctcagttctcctatagagaacaaagcaactaaaatggcgccgactttaaatggtagagcagcgcgactgtgttaatgagctcagctggtttattccaacgtggtcagaacaaagagtaatggagctggcttaataactaaaaattaatatggtgtgtctgagaatggggaagactacaagttgtccattaattagataaataaaaacatggagagattgcatgcaaggtggagaactttgtgtgtacaaatcaatgaggattatgaaaataaagttaagcaCATtcggaatgtattaacagaaaactcagttaactctacagttcaaataactatgccctttgatgaactatgcccagcggtaagagtctcacgtgttgaggatttggggttttgtcgtcctccctgaattctcctggaattaggagggaatttccaccgcaggctcctcgttgattaaacgacgtcgtccaggtgtgctggggaatcgtccaggaacgcgagtctcgttcacggtttagcaacagggaattgatcgcctttgtttcagtccgtgtggccgcgttagcaagcttgattgaagtagttaggtgaatctgttgtcgcggtaccgttgatcagttgctggttagattacaccgtaactcgggctcgttaattaagtaatacgactttcagctgtttgctgttagtcgtatgaaagttcgcgtgctctcagagaaaaccggagagagaggagtggcggagcctctctttaataggtctaacctatgtgtcggtcaaaccagagagagatattacggagcctctctttaataggtctaacctatgtgtcggtcaaaccagagagagatattacggagcctctctttaataggtctaacctatgtgtcggtcaaaccagagagagagagatgaatggctgttcagggtatttaaacacctgaactgtagacacacccttacttccgtcaaagcaagcttgttccatgtgtttccagtggtactgccacctgctggtttagcatggtacctacattccccccttggtcttcagactggggctgatgtcacagtcctgaagagcacaaaaggttatccatgcagtccatgttccctgtagcatccactggaaggtgatcaattccatgagtcaagttgtccatcccgctcatagcataatccatgagatggctgggagacgctgtagagacacatctgggcaacaagttcactactgggcagttcttgaacagtaactaaggttaaccaaatcaagaaaaacaatgaaaggatactaatgcatggcttagatttctcttggctttacaataagaaaacaaggtcacatgcaggattaaatgcctttgatggaAAAGAGGAAATGGAGAAAGGTGTGGAGTTAGCACATGTTGGTGTTAGTCTGTTGGCTGGAACAAACTTAACAATGCTTTAAAGGAAAGATCTTGCTGGACTAAAACATTTGGGTTAATGTCCAGTTAGAGTGTGGCTTCTTGTGAGAtctagtaaaatgtaaatgggggtTTAACTGAGGTGTAATGCCTCATCCTATCCTGTGATAGACAAGTATTTAAGTATCTCACACTTGCTATACTGGTAGAGGAGAGAATAAGATCTGTGTGAGGGGTAAAATGTAGAAGTTAGGAGGTAACGCCGGGTACACCCCCCTTAGTAAAGAACCTACTGCATTGAGAATGCAGAACTGTGAGCGGAGATGATGTcaggaacatctccctttaaagggttagagatctggaaacatagctacatgtttacaggctgaaggtttacatgtaacttcgtataaagtcagttctacctcctcctggctcaggctggaggtccactaactgacccttatctatggctgtccccccttccactggttctgcctctctttccacctcttggctctgtccctgtgacgagagtagtgagaggggcctgcagaaagaacagtgtctgaatttacagggaaatcatagggaggatcttggagctctttggagtctccttcaggcagactgggctgcacaacagtctcccaaactgtctgcgtggtctttctgatctcacgcatcgacaggtcatcttggcgtgctaaaagtgtgacatgggttctcacacaaggttggagattgtgcaaaaatagggatttgaaggttcggtcttctgtgagacctggtccatttcttccctggaaaaatgtttgtttcaagcgattaaagtaatccctgggatgctctgaacgcttgtgcttaattttaatggctgacatgaatgctgacgcttcgtcaaaataaggggaatactcctcagcgagggctttgcatagctgagtgtaactgtccctaatggaaAACGGCTGTGATTCTATGAATGTGCGAActgatctagaggtggttttccaaatcagcttcactttctctcgttctgttgcataaggcaagtccgagaggctacactcaatttctttgaggtagtcttcaacatggtagtttgaccttgctgggtcgaatggctccatgtccttggctagtgaatctagtaactttaaccgagggaaatgttcaaggacatgtctattagaataggaaggtggaccttcactatccaagtggtgtaactcttggtcaataggatgcctactgcctcctatctctctgtgcctaggtggcagtaatgagcctttatgcatctcaagttgagaaatatctgtatttctccttgaggaaaaagctgtagtatgtacgtcactgtgccagcctgtgcgtgggtcagtggaatgatgctcagcgtttaagtaaggcctgttatctgctctatctggtgagacgtcccttgtctgtacgttctgccagtggtgtacatcagcatgccttctgccgtcctgctctgtgtctatagggggcaacagtgagcctttgtgcatctcaagttgggaaatttttgcatttcctcttgaggaaatagctgcagcatgtacgtcactgtgccagcctgtgcgtgggtcagtggaatgatgctcagcattcatacaaggcttcttaactgtggtacctaatgagatgtccctggtctggacatcatgcggaggataatggtcaccagcatgctttctaccttcctggtctctgtccatagggggcaacagtgagcctttgcgcatctcaagttgagaaatatctgcagttctccttgaggaagaagctggaacatgtacgtcactgcgccagcctgtgcgtgggtcagtggaatgatgctcagcttttaagtaaggcttcctagctgctgtacctgacgggatgtccctggtctggacatcatgcagagaataaggagggtcaaaaaacatagcaggattagttttactctttttgttactcaagagtaagggggcagaagctagggacgagtaagagggctctgctgactcgtagcaagaggatgcagacagggcatctgctctaggagggtgattctccacagaggcttcactttgagcttcagaagctgaaccgtcagtagtatcatatggatactctgaggaagaactagttgCATCTAATCTAAGACTCATGGGGACTGGAGCCGGGGCCTTAGGATGTATGACAGGTGCATCatcacctgtggagtgctgaCTATATGGGCTTTCTACTGTAACTAATAAAGAAGGTCTAGAGGTGCCAGATCTAGTTGCAAGGAAATCTTGCGCACTCGCACGAGCaagctcactctccctttggaggcgggcagtttctgttaagcc includes these proteins:
- the LOC143501339 gene encoding extracellular calcium-sensing receptor-like, with the translated sequence MEPAFVLLHVVMAIINFSRGNGTACTLRGESAYPQLSKDGDIIVGGIFPFHSGWEITDFSYLVTPPTLKCMSIDFSTFQFSQSLIFAIEEINNSSSLLPGVSLGYKLYDTCTSTALGVRMAMALMNGNENSALEEPCTKPAQVQAIIGDTYSSVSMAVAMSIGPFSIPLISHYSTCECLSDKRKYPSFLRTIPSDYHQSRAMAEIVRHFGWTWVGAIRTDDDYGNSGMAAFTEAAEQLGICLEYSLPFFRTYSQEKILRIIDQLKRSTSRVIVTFLDIKDLKILLDVFFEHNITGYQWVGTEAWIFNSGLATNDKHNILQGAIGLAITKTEVTGLKDFIFNVKPLKSAGNAIFTKFWEALFQCKYAVQNDTEDLPICTGEENLYEIENTFTDMSLMPISSNVYKGVYAIAHTLHDLLGCKDTCPTKKQPDPVTFLEHLKRVQFKTKDGEDVYFDEKGDPAAKYDIINWQTSEEQVRLVAIGHYVSSLAAHDRLEVNMASALWAQNTNQLPTSVCSESCPPGTRKAVQKGRPVCCYDCIPCAEGEISNITDSIKCEQCNQDAWSNPQRDKCVKKEIEYLSFGETMGFLLTVISIMGAFMTAVIIVIFFRYKNTAIVRANNSEMSFLLLFSLTLCFLCSLTFIGRPSEWSCMLRHTVFGITFVLCISCVLGKTIVVLMAFRATLPGSNVMKWFGPPQQRLSVLGFTFVQVLICVLWLIISPPFPFKNVKHYKEKVILECHLGSVVGFWAVLGYIGLLALLCFVLAFLARELPDNFNEAKFITFSMLIFCAVWITFIPAYVSSPGKFTVAVEIFAILASSFGLLFCIFLPKCYIIILKPEKNSKKQLMGKTQLNLSK